The sequence ttaagtaaaGTAAATATACATAAGtcattattaatcaattacctcACATAAGTTAACAAGGGATTGAAACACAATCCTCTCTGATATTCCCTTGTTTAAATGGTCTTCTTCATCTTTATTCTCTTTTGGTGAAAGATTTGATCTATTATCACCAATGTTCTCAAACTCACCTGTTAATCATGCATAACcaaatcaaaaatataataattttaatagtataaataataaattgtaagaattttaaataaattgattatttacgtaccttgaataatattttgttttattttgttaggTACTATCTCCTCGGAGATATTTACTTGATCCTTTTTAGTTTCGCCTTCATTGTGTACTTTAGTTTTATGGCTCTCTAAAGTACTTGTATGCCTATATTCCTCTTCGGGTGGTGAGAGTCTCTTTGTATTCtgtaaaataaaaggaaatttgaTATATAAGTTAACCAAACTAATAAGTATATACAAGATCGATGTACTgaaatcatttttcattataGTATAAAAACACCTTGTATATGTCAATAATGGAGCGCGATTTTTTGCTTCTTGGCATCCCTTGCTTCAAGCGGTGATAGTTGTGATCTTTTTCAATATGATCGATATTATCCAAGATACAAACGTTACTTGTTATAATGTTGTTCCCCGATTCACCTGAAAATCATGCAAAACCAAATGAGAGGAAATGACACACAGAGACAATATTAACGTTGTGAATACACGAATCTAaaaattttttagaattattctccaatttcaaatcaaattaataaacgTCTAAAATTTCTTAGATACCATTGATCTCTggttgttgatgttgtttttCAAGTGGTTCCTCGTCGAAGGAgaccttcttttccttttcttttttgctttcGTTGTATTCCTTAGATCTCTCATCATGTATCGCGTTCTTGCAATTTTCCTCTTCATTATTGCTCAGTGactgaaaataaaaagttgattaTGTAATAGAATTAAAAGACCACGATCAATAAATcatctaaataaaaaattcatgtcaaaagaaaacaaaaaacttaTCTTGGTATTAAAAATGTTTATAGttgaataaaaaaagtaaaattaaaaaaattacgttTCAGAGaagagaaattgaaaataaagggaaataaatagataaaatagaaaatatgaaaattaccGTAATGATGAAGTCAATAATATTTAAACTATTCGTTGTATTATCCGCCATCACCGGGTAGTCTGCATCTTTTCCCTCTTTGATAGAAAGTTTAGAATTACTTCCTTTGTTCTCTTTCATTTGTCCAGTTTGCGTTTTGAACTcacctaaaaaaaaatatatatattaattaaattaaatatttattttattaaaatatttttacaaaatgataatttcaaaattttaaattctatcaTAGTACTCCAAATAATTAACACAAGGCAATTAAGATGCAGAATTAATTACATACCCTCTTTGCCCTTTTTCTTAAATACAAAGGAAagaaatatcaattaattaattatacattCTCTCACAAAGTGAAATTTTTCCTCCATGCTAAtaatttcaaagtttgaaaaataatatttttgatcaATTCCagatgtttttaaaaaataaaaaataccccgatttattttttcttttaataaaattacaacattataataattgaaataaatggaggggggggggggggttcttTTTTTGAATCCTTGGTATGTTTTGCTtaaaattgaagaacaagaaactCCACAAGGCATAAAACAATCAGATCTAGCTAGGATTGAAACatagaaaaatctttttttaccacaaatttgagaaaaaaattgctaaattaaataaatgaaatgcaGATCCAAGTcgggaatatatatatatatgaaaaataaggggcaaaaaagggaaaaaatagatgaaaagaTGAGTTTTGAATAGTGATATTTAACATTAACTGATAAAAGTTATACTAAatctataatttatttattttacttttgaccaaaatgacattttgaattttttttattaataatgtttCATATTAGGA comes from Solanum pennellii chromosome 1, SPENNV200 and encodes:
- the LOC114075607 gene encoding uncharacterized protein LOC114075607; amino-acid sequence: MKENKGSNSKLSIKEGKDADYPVMADNTTNSLNIIDFIITSLSNNEEENCKNAIHDERSKEYNESKKEKEKKVSFDEEPLEKQHQQPEINGESGNNIITSNVCILDNIDHIEKDHNYHRLKQGMPRSKKSRSIIDIYKNTKRLSPPEEEYRHTSTLESHKTKVHNEGETKKDQVNISEEIVPNKIKQNIIQGEFENIGDNRSNLSPKENKDEEDHLNKGISERIVFQSLVNLCEVIVQKEITEERDESETRKDQEDSIDKELPDQQQQDIIVQKEITGEHDESETRKDQEDSIDKELPDQQKQNIIGEPELNKVTSEDNHFSNDNEVNCGSKLLTRDENNGNYRITQGLPRSTKFRSISNLYKCTTRMSLVEDEYNWNLSRGKDSLEDSNMYCSKKEDSSGKKDFGGKRKCRENQKGDEEKDAMT